The sequence GCGAGCAGCACGCAGCGGCCGCCGGCCAGGCCGAGGCGCGCGAGCAGGTCGTCAGCGGCAGCGGCGACGACCGGGTGCGAGTAGGCGTAGCCCGCGTGGGCGATCAGCGCGGCCTGCTCGCTGAGCGCCTGGAGCACGCGCGGGTGGCCATGGCCGAGGCAGAGGCACCAGACACCGGCCTCGAGGTCGACGATGCGCCGGCCGTCCGCCGCATGCAGGGTGCAGTTCTCCGCGCGGACGATGTCCGGCAGCAGGGTCGCGTGACCGGGGTAGCCGAGGATTGCCTCCATGACCGCCTAGGGCTCGTGGGTGTCGGGGATTGCGCCGAGGATGGCCGCCGCCACCTGCGGCTGCGCGTCCAGGTAGAGTCGGCGTTTCACTTCACCACCCTCCTGAATCCTCGTCGCCCGGTGCCCCCCGGCTACTCCTTGACGGGCAGCACGTGGATCGCCTTCACGACGAGCGTCACCCTGTCGCCAGGCTGGAGCTTCAGCTCCTCGACGGACTCGGTCGTGAGCACCGAGGCCATCGCGCAGGGCAGCTCGACGCTGAACTTCACCAGGCTCATCACGTCGCCGCGCTTCACCGAGCTGACCGTGGCATGGACCTTGTTGCGCGCACCGTACTCCATGGCGGGCTCCTTACAGCTCTCGACCGGCGACGGGCCGGACATGCTATACTCTAGCCCAATCCCGACCCGGAGCGTAACCATGAAGTCCCTACTCGCCGCCTTCGCCTGCCTGCTCGCCGCCCTGCCCGCCCTCGCTCAGGAGACGCCCGTCGTCTTCACGAGCGGGCTCTACGCCTTCAACTACCAGCAGTGGCCCTTCGGCAGCTACCACGGCAGCTTCAGCGCCGAGGGCGCGAGCCTGGACAGCCTGATCTGGGGCGGGGGGCAACTCGAGGCGGCGGGCGGCAGCCTCCAGGTGGTGCAGGACAGCACGATCGCCTGGGCCTACGGCGCCGTCTACCAGGAGGACCAGACCGTGGACCTCGGCCTGCTCATCCTGCGCCGGCCGGGTCTGCTGACGCCGGGCGATTACCCCATCGACGTCACGGGCTTCACCTCGCAGTTCGTCTTCTTCGACGGGCTCTCCGGGCTGACGATCCCCGAGGACCCCACCGACATCCAGGCCTGGCTGAACGGGCTCGCCGCCGAGCATCGCTTCTTCGGGGCGACGGGCAGCATCACGGTGAGCGAGGTGAGCGACTCGAGCTTCGTCGGCAGCTTCAGCGGGCGCATGCTGGACCCGACGGCGCTGATGATCATCTCGATCAGCAGCGGCGTCTTCGACATGGTGGGCCTGCCGGTCCTGCCGACGGCGGCGCCCGCGGCGCCCGCCGCCCTCGCGCACGGGAGCTGGCCCAACCCCTTCAATCCGCAGACGCGTCTCTACTTCACGCTGCCCGCCGCCGGCGCCGCCCGCCTGAGCGTGCACGACGCCGCCGGGCGCCGCCTGGCGACGCTCTGGGACGGCCCGGCGCCCGCCGGCCGCAGCGAGGTCGACTGGACTGCGCGCGACGCGGCGGGCCGCCCGCTGCCCGCGGGGCTCTACTTCTATCGCCTGCGAACCGCGGCCGGGGTAGCTGGCGGCAAGTTGATGCTAGTTCAGTAGCTAAGGCCTTGGCAGCTAGGTTGGGAAGAGGCAAGGCGCCTCGCGGTTCAGCCTGCGCTCGAGAGCCTTGGCATCTTCCTTCGAGGCACAGGCGCAGGTTCGGTACTCGATCAAGGGCAAGTTGGCAAGGACGTAAGCTCGCTTGGCTTCGTTGTTTCTCGTTCCCGTCCCAAGTGGCCTTGGCAACAGGCTCGACATCCGGGAGGCGCAGTTGCCGCCTTGCCCTCTCAGGACTGGCTCTTTGGTGTCCGCACGGCGCAACTCGTAGATGCCGGGTCCGAAGGGAGCGCGGATGAGACCAAGGCGTCGCGGATCGGGAAAGGGAACCCATTCAGTCCACTCAGGCACGGTCGGCTCCTTGGACTTCTGGTGGGCTATACTTCATCTGCGCTGACCACGACCGCGAAGGGGACATCCAATGCCTCGAAGTGCCGTTGCCCGCAACGGACCTTGTCTGCTTCCGCAGTGCGGAGCTTGAGGAAGTCACGGGTTCCCTTCGTTTCGCGGACGAGATAGAGCGCACTGCCGTCATGCTTCAGGATGGCCCAATCGGGGTTGTACTTGCCGACGGGCGTATCGATCTCAAACCAGTGCGGGAGCTTGACGAACAGCTTGATGTCCTCTCGCTGGTCGAGTCGCTGTGCGAATTCCCGCTCCACTTCCGACTCGTACACGATGTAGTCGTAGACGGACTTCTGAACCTGCAGTGCATTCAGGTAACTCACGAGTTCCTCGTTCTTGAAGAGCACCATCTCCCAGGCCGCGTCCGCCCCGTCCATGGGAAGGCGCTCGTACTTGATACCGTCAACAAGCAAGCGATGCAGCTCGTACTTCAAGATCGCTGCAACTTGGTCCAGGAAGCGCTGGGGGTTCACGAAGACATCTGCAAGACGGCCTGACTCCGCAAGGATGCGCACGAGGGTGGATCGCGTCAACTCCGTCTCGTTCTGCAGATAGGCGAGGAGATCCGGCAGCCCCTGAACGGTGTAGGCCGGCCGCTCCTCAGCGATGCTCGCTGCTTCAGTGCTCACTCCGCCCTTTGACACGAGGACGCGACCGGTAGCGATCTGGATTCTAGGTGCTTCGATGGGTTCCATACGGCGGATCGCGTCCACTGCACGTTGCACGAGCGCATTGGTATCGAATTCCAAGCGGTACGTTGTCTTGGGCTTGATCCTGTCCCACAGCGCTACGAACTCCGGGCTGAGCGAAACCTCCTTGCGCAGACGGCTCGTCACCTCGTCGCGCTCTCTTCGGACATGTCGCTCGATCTGGTAGGCAGCCAAGAGATCCACTACCACCGGCGCAAGATCACGCAGCGCCCCCGGCAGCGTGAGTTTGAAGTCACTGCGCTTGGGATCGAACGCAGGCTGTAGCCGCCCGTTCGCATCGAGCATCCCCTGCTGAATCAGCGCGGCGCGAATCGCCTCGGCGGCCTCACAATCGATGGACCGCTCTGCGCCGTCAACGACGCGGGTCAGTTTCAACAGGGCAGTGAACGGAACCTTGCCGAAGGTAACCCCGCACTCCTCTTCGTACTCGGTCTGGAGCGCGCGAGCG is a genomic window of bacterium containing:
- a CDS encoding molybdenum-binding protein codes for the protein MEYGARNKVHATVSSVKRGDVMSLVKFSVELPCAMASVLTTESVEELKLQPGDRVTLVVKAIHVLPVKE